The following nucleotide sequence is from Salmo salar unplaced genomic scaffold, Ssal_v3.1, whole genome shotgun sequence.
ctaaccctaaacctaacccttaccctaacctataaccctaaacctaacccataaccctaacccttaccctaaccctaaacctaaccctaaacctaacccttaccctaacccttaaccctaaacctaacccttaaaatAACCCTTACCCTGACCtgtaaccctgaacctaaccactaaacccttaccctaaccgtaaccctaaccctaatccaaaCCCCTAAGTTTAAAATAGCCTTTCTCCTCATGGGGACGTATGAAATGGCCCCAGGAGAGAGcatattttccttgttttaccatACTTGTGGGGACTTTTGAGGATTTTCGGTCCCAGTAAGGATAGGAGAACCAAGCCACCCAGCTTACTGTGGTGTCAACAGGGAGTTACTGTTTGTTGTTGTCACTAGTACCAACAGAGGTGTGATCACTCCCTGTATGTTTTGAGGGGCACTGACCGATACAATTAAAAAAACCTTTGTCATTATATGTAAAACCAGCTATTACATTCCAGTCATTCTCCtatagttacaccactacacaaGTTCAACCAATCCTTTTTCCTGCATGATATAAAGGTTTCTTGATAACCCAAAATGTAAACGACCTCTCAAAATGTCATCGCTGATTGGCTGATCAGGGCTTTGTTGGCATCAAACTGAAACACACAACTTACCTGTCTAACCACTCTTGGTTGTCTGTAAACGCTGAGGGCAAGCTGAGTACAGCTCACTACTGTTACACGTTGAGCTCTACGGTGTTCCGCTCTAGCTGAATCCACAATggggttttttttgggggggggattcaTGTGGTAAGACAGAGAGATTTTAGAAGGACATATCGTTGTCAGAACTGTCATCTCCAAGTGCAGCTTcaccttttttggggggagggggggatttGGGACTGTATTTGAGTGGATTACTTTCCCTTGAAAAGTGGAAGCTGTGGAGAGTAAAGTACAGAAGCTGTTacagaacagggagaggagcggtGTGAGATAATGGCATCCGGATCATCTCTACCAGAAGACAgattctcctgtcctatctgcTGTGACATCTTCAAGGATCCTGTCATCCTGGCATGTGGCCACAGCTTCTGTAAAGTCTGTCAGCAGGAATACTGGGCGGATAAGAAACCTTGGAAATGTCCAGTTTGTAGGAGAAGATTTCCTATAGCTACGACTCAACCTCCTCGTAACCTGGCGTTAAATGACGCATGTGAAGCCTTCTTACAGGAGAGAAGCAAGAGAGCTTCAGTTGGGTCTGAGATACAGGAGGGGAGTCAGAGAGCTTCAGCTGAGTCTGAGGTGCTCTGCAGTCTGCACAGTGAGAAATTCAAACTCTTCTGTCTGAAGGATAAACAGCCTATCTGCTTGGTGTGTCGCGATTCAAAGGTACATAAATCTCATGACTGTGTCCCTGTAGATGAGGTTGTCCAGGAGCTTAAGGAGGAACTGCACACTGCCCTGAAGCCCTTACAGAAGAACCTAGAGCTCTTTAATGACATTAAACTAACCTGTGATAAAACAGCAGAACACATTCAAAGTCAGGTTCagcacacagagaaacagattaaCTACGAGTTTAAGAAGCTTCACCAGTTTCTACGAGATGAAGAGGCAGCCAGGATAGCAGcactgagggaggaagaggagcagaagAGTCAGATGATGAAAAAGAAGATTGAAGAGATGAGCAGAAAGATATCATCACTTTCAGACGCAATCAGAACCATAGAGGAGGAGCTGAAAGCTGAAGACATCTCATTCCTGCAGAACTTCAAGACCACAAAGGAAAGATCCCAGTACTTACTGCTGTATCCACAGCTGGTCTCAGGAGCTCTGATAGACGAGGCCAAACACCTGGGAAACCTGCAGTTCAGAGTCTGGGAGAAGATGCAGGGGATCCTCAAATACACTCCTGTGATTCTGGACCCAAACACTGcacatcccagtctctctctgactgatgATCTGACCAGTGTGAGAAGACCAGGCACATCCCAGCCGTTCGTTAACAACCCAGAGCGATTTATGAGGTACACAAATGTTCTTGGCTCTGAGGGGTTCAGCTCAGGAACACACAGCTGGGAGCTGGAGGTGGGGGACCATCCTGACTGGGTTTTGGGCGTGGCTAAAGAGTCCATTGACAGGAAGCGGGAGCGTGATGCAACACCAAAGAATGGAATGTGGTGTATATCGCAGCACAGTGGGACGTACATAGGAGGAGGAGGTGACATCATCGCTCTGAAGAGGAGACCCCAGAGGATCAGAGTGCAGCTGGACTACAACAGAGGGGAGGTGTCCTTCTACGACCCCAAACTCATGACACCTATCTACACTCTTAAAGTCAGATTCACTGAGAGACTGTTCCCATACTTTAATATTGGAAATGTGGCTAATGGCAACAACCCTGGTATTCAGATCTGCCAATCAAAAGGGTCTCTGAAAGTGAAGTAATCCCTGTGTGCATGTGCGCGTGTGCACGTGTGCGCATGCTTGTGCGTGTGAGTAAAACATGTGTCAGTTCAGTGGACATTATCAGGAGGTCATTTTGGGGGTTAAGATAATACACAAATCATTTCCAGAAACTACAGGACTGAAATATGCCTACGCTATGTGCTTCCCTTTAAATAATCAATTAAGGATACATTGTTTAAGAATCAATTAAGAATACATTGTTTAAGAATCAATTAAGAATACATTGTTTAAGAATCaattaaaaatacattatttaagaATCAATTAAGAATACAGTGTTTAAGAATCAAATATGAATacattctttaagaatcaattaAGAATACATTCTTTAAGAATAAATTAAGAATACATTCTTTAAGAATAAATTAAAAATGCATTATTTAAGAATCAATTGTTTAAGAATCAATTAAGAATacattctttaagaatcaattaTCCAGGGTGAATCATGGTTGTTATTCTTACAAGAGGAGTGTGCTGTATTGGGAAAAAACGCAATACAAAGTTTTATGTGAAAAACTATTTTTTGGATAAAGAGAAACTTACTGTAAAACTGTCTAATCTAATGTGGTGACTACTTTGTGATCTGAA
It contains:
- the LOC123733123 gene encoding zinc-binding protein A33 codes for the protein MASGSSLPEDRFSCPICCDIFKDPVILACGHSFCKVCQQEYWADKKPWKCPVCRRRFPIATTQPPRNLALNDACEAFLQERSKRASVGSEIQEGSQRASAESEVLCSLHSEKFKLFCLKDKQPICLVCRDSKVHKSHDCVPVDEVVQELKEELHTALKPLQKNLELFNDIKLTCDKTAEHIQSQVQHTEKQINYEFKKLHQFLRDEEAARIAALREEEEQKSQMMKKKIEEMSRKISSLSDAIRTIEEELKAEDISFLQNFKTTKERSQYLLLYPQLVSGALIDEAKHLGNLQFRVWEKMQGILKYTPVILDPNTAHPSLSLTDDLTSVRRPGTSQPFVNNPERFMRYTNVLGSEGFSSGTHSWELEVGDHPDWVLGVAKESIDRKRERDATPKNGMWCISQHSGTYIGGGGDIIALKRRPQRIRVQLDYNRGEVSFYDPKLMTPIYTLKVRFTERLFPYFNIGNVANGNNPGIQICQSKGSLKVK